In Oncorhynchus mykiss isolate Arlee chromosome 1, USDA_OmykA_1.1, whole genome shotgun sequence, the following proteins share a genomic window:
- the LOC118966743 gene encoding uncharacterized protein LOC118966743 isoform X3 produces MFNLVHKLLKDALCNILKHFFCFWNTADKTTACRLVSEDCPVFIGQADADHHPRTLTSLSDVQKKTTNSETLQVLLGVSEDTLVTCVQDSLQCSLSKLACMSNSPSGSAGSMMLTPAVMAELAKDVKSALSVVVKSASASQISLVTPVRGDSQTKVTDSMVRELAFKLEKVDQESKSLTGQVMTTISDTMVAFVDENEQSLLEDLKDKITFLASHVGFIEDLDALIRKYESSYNISESGSSCTLTSKSIQKLSSREFQTSAIQAVSGVLDKKVSSLSFPSSVIQSELTGAVSGQTLSGIVKTESIHPVGSTASVVVKTFVSDMKSLAESEESPQQKSAWSAAVHIYHSIQNNLKDYFGKLQRFALKSIVTSDDNITNAEFKETVPLPCLDMKYRPSKIEPQLPESTGEVTLQRGLSESSKLLWAKTESEESKLLLTTCTKEVISELLVLYNTEMSKEDPLYTVGEKGSGFSIERDTFVEGVLAQLGDIAHSRASSPIVCEFPCQIEDSRSKATASLTSLLDCIRKLSSEEFKRNATQAVSEFLVKKSTSSLTSAQPAYSVASRSCSIQNQYTWSKDICADSAAFGIIETFAEDLQSLAQPAEVEEREPDLQENSQRLQSRIWSATTSLYNNFQKTLKDFIIHQRRSDMLSRTSSHIPTEDSGHLGTKEHICLASQDLRQASKSVPHLHSLNLEVALNRGVSESSKLLWTETDKALLTNSTKEVISTILTSCEDQASNAPCFSTVGKKISDMSLEVNMLVGGVLSQLKDISLSRSPTPCEDMFERLQGSPERTSPVSVDCSTAASKGIASSHSLSTKSLQKLSSHEFQTKAEKGVSEVLSRSFNIVEEGTTDKYLQSVSTSTTSTDIIQTMVKDQQELTQTTQSSDMVSGTSLLTTGQVSEKRIWSVARNIYYSLQSKITEFLRKDLQRSDTTLGSIQIFTYQSSPASQRASLGHLEVNQSSVTPGGNDACVDIPHKLLPKTTELSGSMLEDIDTIRCRSADGQNTRNTSSSRSSISLTPTSKLRQSKWHFALPGTPIPTEFPAQIDFPIVRNTIIEDFFHTEDLLPVTFVDKVRQAAGVVVDIMVESVENTQEDGQGASHPDDLRSAVRKLRKIISTWTIHIFSHELVDKVIALQDSHSTPQVLTLEAAKSASDSILSRLKWGNEQCAISKELSSQLLQIFAEETVKCFLRQWSDEYENINFDVSVQNDPKTSTCMVILQMITKATAKCYFESATSVATSDIVEGVFDLERDTISSTGEQVLTFNTKGSKNVSKNLCPQESLEYQPQNISPTVYFTETMTKSHGSFSPEGIYDIASSFPLEEKSRKPSLFTRLSRSITKGFLSPFKSSRKTTFI; encoded by the exons ATGTTTAACCTTGTTCATAAGCTTTTGAAAGACGCACtatgcaacattttaaaacacttctTCTGTTTCTGGAATACAGCTGACAAAACAACAGCTTGCCGGCTTGTGTCTGAGGATTGTCCAGTTTTTATCGGACAAGCTGATGCAGATCATCATCCCAG gactctaacctctctgtctgatgTGCAGAAGAAAACAACCAACTCTGAGACGCTACAAGTCCTCTTAGGTGTCTCAGAGGACACCCTTGTCACCTGTGTGCAGGACAGCCTGCAATGTTCTCTCTCCAAACTTGCATGCATGTCCAATTCTCCATCTGGAAGTGCAGGCTCTATGATGCTAACCCCTGCTGTAATGGCAGAGTTGGCTAAAGATGTCAAGTCGGCCTTATCAGTGGTCGTTAAGAGTGCCTCCGCAAGTCAAATCTCTCTAGTGACACCGGTAAGGGGAGACTCACAGACCAAGGTGACTGACAGCATGGTGAGAGAGCTGGCTTTTAAACTTGAAAAAGTTGACCAAGAGAGCAAGAGTCTAACAGGGCAAGTCATGACCACCATCTCTGACACAATGGTGGCTTTTGTTGACGAGAACGAACAGAGTTTGCTGGAAGATCTGAAGGACAAGATCACGTTTTTGGCATCGCATGTTGGCTTCATTGAGGATCTTGATGCCCTGATTAGGAAATACGAGAGCAGCTACAATATTAGTGAATCTGGTTCCTCCTGCACGCTCACATCTAAGAGCATCCAAAAACTCTCTAGCCGGGAGTTTCAAACATCAGCAATACAAGCAGTGAGTGGAGTTCTTGACAAAAAAGTCAGTAGTTTGAGCTTTCCTAGTTCAGTCATTCAGTCTGAGTTAACAGGTGCTGTATCAGGTCAAACATTGTCTGGCATTGTAAAGACAGAGTCAATTCACCCAGTGGGCTCAACAGCGTCAGTAGTTGTTAAGACTTTCGTGTCAGATATGAAGTCCTTGGCTGAATCTGAAGAGAGTCCCCAACAGAAGAGTGCCTGGTCTGCTGCTGTTCACATTTACCACAGCATCCAAAACAACTTGAAAGATTATTTCGGCAAGCTTCAGAGATTTGCCCTAAAgagcattgtcacatctgatgACAACATCACAAATGCTGAGTTTAAGGAGACAGTTCCACTTCCTTGCTTAGACATGAAATATAGGCCCAGTAAGATTGAGCCTCAGTTGCCAGAGTCCACTGGTGAAGTTACTTTACAAAGAGGCCTAAGTGAGAGCTCAAAACTTCTTTGGGCAAAAACTGAGTCAGAAGAAAGCAAGCTCCTTCTGACAACTTGCACCAAAGAAGTCATCTCAGAGCTTCTGGTCTTGTACAACACTGAAATGTCAAAGGAGGACCCCCTGTACACTGTTGGAGAAAAAGGATCAGGCTTCTCTATTGAGAGAGATACATTTGTAGAGGGTGTTCTGGCTCAGCTTGGGGATATTGCCCATTCCAGGGCCTCATCACCAATAGTATGTGAGTTCCCCTGTCAAATTGAGGACAGCAGAAGTAAGGCCACAGCTTCTTTGACCAGTCTGTTAGATTGTATTAGAAAACTCTCAAGTGAGGAATTTAAGAGAAATGCCACTCAAGCAGTGAGTGAGTTCCTAGTTAAAAAGTCCACCAGTAGCTTAACTAGTGCACAGCCTGCTTATTCTGTAGCATCCAGGTCTTGTTCCATTCAAAACCAGTACACATGGTCAAAGGATATTTGTGCGGATTCTGCTGCCTTTGGCATCATTGAAACATTTGCGGAAGACCTGCAGAGCTTGGCGCAACCTGcagaagtagaggagagagaacctgaccTCCAGGAAAATTCACAAAGGTTACAGAGCAGGATCTGGTCTGCTACCACTAGTTTATATAACAATTTTCAGAAGACATTAAAGGACTTCATCATTCATCAGCGGAGGTCAGACATGCTGAGCAGAACGTCTAGTCATATACCCACAGAGGACTCTGGACATCTTGGGACTAAGGAGCACATTTGTTTGGCAAGCCAGGACTTGAGGCAAGCTAGTAAGAGTGTGCCTCACTTGCACAGTTTGAACCTTGAAGTGGCTCTAAACAGGGGTGTCAGCGAGAGTTCAAAACTTCTCTGGACTGAAACAGACAAGGCTCTACTGACCAATAGTACCAAAGAGGTCATTTCAACAATCTTGACCTCATGCGAGGATCAGGCATCAAATGCACCTTGCTTCTCCACAGTAGGAAAGAAAATATCTGATATGTCCCTTGAGGTCAACATGTTGgtaggtggtgttctgtctcaGCTGAAGGACATCTCCTTGTCAAGGTCCCCAACACCATGTGAAGACATGTTTGAACGTCTCCAAGGTTCTCCTGAGCGAACCTCTCCAGTAAGTGTAGATTGTAGCACGGCTGCCTCCAAAGGCATTGCATCTTCCCACAGTCTTTCAACAAAGAGCCTCCAAAAACTCTCTAGTCATGAGTTCCAAACTAAAGCtgagaaaggagtgagtgaggTCCTCTCTAGATCATTTAACATTGTGGAGGAAGGTACAACAGATAAGTACCTCCAGTCTGTATCTACATCCACCacatctactgatattatacaaaccATGGTGAAAGACCAGCAGGAGCTCACCCAGACCACCCAATCATCTGACATGGTATCTGGAACCTCCCTGCTCACCACTGGACAGGTTTCTGAGAAAAGAATCTGGTCTGTTGCTCGTAACatctactacagtctgcaaagtaAGATTACGGAGTTTCTCAGAAAAGATCTTCAAAGATCAGACACAACACTTGGTTCAATCCAAATCTTTACATATCAAAGCAGTCCTGCATCACAAAGAGCAAGTCTCGGCCATCTTGAGGTCAACCAGAGCAGTGTTACACCTGGTGGAAACGATGCCTGTGTGGACATTCCGCACAAATTACTACCTAAAACCACTGAGCTCTCAGGATCCATGCTGGAGGATATTGACACGATCCGTTGTAGGAGTGCTGACGGCCAAAATACAAGAAATACCTCTTCTTCACGCTCTTCTATCTCTCTAACACCTACTTCAAAATTAAGGCAGTCGAAATGGCACTTTGCTTTACCCGGGACTCCCATCCCCACTGAGTTTCCTGCTCAGattgactttcccattgttagaaacacaatcattgagGACTTCTTTCACACAGAGGACTTACTTCCTGTAACCTTTGTGGACAAAGTCAGGCAAGCTGCTGGGGTGGTAGTGGACATTATGGTGGAAAGTGTTGAGAACACACAGGAAGATGGACAGGGTGCTTCTCATCCTGACGACCTCCGATCTGCTGttaggaaattgagaaaaatcaTTTCCACTTGGACCATCCACATTTTCAGTCATGAATTGGTGGATAAAGTGATAGCCCTTCAGGACAGCCACAGCACTCCACAGGTCTTAACATTGGAAGCAGCCAAAAGTGCTTCAGACTCCATTCTTTCAAGGCTGAAATGGGGAAATGAACAATGTGCCATATCCAAGGAGCTCTCCTCTCAGCTTCTCCAGATATTTGCTGAAGAGACAGTGAAGTGCTTCCTgagacagtggtcagatgagtatGAAAACATAAACTTTGATGTTTCAGTCCAGAACGATCCAAAGACTTCTACTTGCATGGTCATTCTTCAAATGATCACCAAAGCCACTGCTAAATGTTATTTTGAGTCCGCTACCAGCGTGGCCACCAGTGACATTGTAGAAGGCGTGTTTGATTTGGAAAGGGATACCATCAGCAGTACTGGAGAGCAGGTCCTCACCTTCAATACAAAG GGTTCCAAGAATGTTAGTAAGAACCTCTGTCCTCAAGAGTCTCTGgagtaccagcctcagaacatttccCCTACTGTGTACTTTACAG AGACGATGACAAAATCTCATGGCTCCTTTTCTCCAGAGGGAATTTATGATATCGCATCGTCCTTCCCACTTGAAGAGAAGAGTCGCAAACCCTCCCTTTTCACCAGATTGTCTAGATCCATCACGAAAGGCTTTCTCAGCCCATTCAAATCTTCAAGGAAAACCACATTTATTTAA
- the LOC118966743 gene encoding uncharacterized protein LOC118966743 isoform X4 produces the protein MSNSPSGSAGSMMLTPAVMAELAKDVKSALSVVVKSASASQISLVTPVRGDSQTKVTDSMVRELAFKLEKVDQESKSLTGQVMTTISDTMVAFVDENEQSLLEDLKDKITFLASHVGFIEDLDALIRKYESSYNISESGSSCTLTSKSIQKLSSREFQTSAIQAVSGVLDKKVSSLSFPSSVIQSELTGAVSGQTLSGIVKTESIHPVGSTASVVVKTFVSDMKSLAESEESPQQKSAWSAAVHIYHSIQNNLKDYFGKLQRFALKSIVTSDDNITNAEFKETVPLPCLDMKYRPSKIEPQLPESTGEVTLQRGLSESSKLLWAKTESEESKLLLTTCTKEVISELLVLYNTEMSKEDPLYTVGEKGSGFSIERDTFVEGVLAQLGDIAHSRASSPIVCEFPCQIEDSRSKATASLTSLLDCIRKLSSEEFKRNATQAVSEFLVKKSTSSLTSAQPAYSVASRSCSIQNQYTWSKDICADSAAFGIIETFAEDLQSLAQPAEVEEREPDLQENSQRLQSRIWSATTSLYNNFQKTLKDFIIHQRRSDMLSRTSSHIPTEDSGHLGTKEHICLASQDLRQASKSVPHLHSLNLEVALNRGVSESSKLLWTETDKALLTNSTKEVISTILTSCEDQASNAPCFSTVGKKISDMSLEVNMLVGGVLSQLKDISLSRSPTPCEDMFERLQGSPERTSPVSVDCSTAASKGIASSHSLSTKSLQKLSSHEFQTKAEKGVSEVLSRSFNIVEEGTTDKYLQSVSTSTTSTDIIQTMVKDQQELTQTTQSSDMVSGTSLLTTGQVSEKRIWSVARNIYYSLQSKITEFLRKDLQRSDTTLGSIQIFTYQSSPASQRASLGHLEVNQSSVTPGGNDACVDIPHKLLPKTTELSGSMLEDIDTIRCRSADGQNTRNTSSSRSSISLTPTSKLRQSKWHFALPGTPIPTEFPAQIDFPIVRNTIIEDFFHTEDLLPVTFVDKVRQAAGVVVDIMVESVENTQEDGQGASHPDDLRSAVRKLRKIISTWTIHIFSHELVDKVIALQDSHSTPQVLTLEAAKSASDSILSRLKWGNEQCAISKELSSQLLQIFAEETVKCFLRQWSDEYENINFDVSVQNDPKTSTCMVILQMITKATAKCYFESATSVATSDIVEGVFDLERDTISSTGEQVLTFNTKGSKNVSKNLCPQESLEYQPQNISPTVYFTETMTKSHGSFSPEGIYDIASSFPLEEKSRKPSLFTRLSRSITKGFLSPFKSSRKTTFI, from the exons ATGTCCAATTCTCCATCTGGAAGTGCAGGCTCTATGATGCTAACCCCTGCTGTAATGGCAGAGTTGGCTAAAGATGTCAAGTCGGCCTTATCAGTGGTCGTTAAGAGTGCCTCCGCAAGTCAAATCTCTCTAGTGACACCGGTAAGGGGAGACTCACAGACCAAGGTGACTGACAGCATGGTGAGAGAGCTGGCTTTTAAACTTGAAAAAGTTGACCAAGAGAGCAAGAGTCTAACAGGGCAAGTCATGACCACCATCTCTGACACAATGGTGGCTTTTGTTGACGAGAACGAACAGAGTTTGCTGGAAGATCTGAAGGACAAGATCACGTTTTTGGCATCGCATGTTGGCTTCATTGAGGATCTTGATGCCCTGATTAGGAAATACGAGAGCAGCTACAATATTAGTGAATCTGGTTCCTCCTGCACGCTCACATCTAAGAGCATCCAAAAACTCTCTAGCCGGGAGTTTCAAACATCAGCAATACAAGCAGTGAGTGGAGTTCTTGACAAAAAAGTCAGTAGTTTGAGCTTTCCTAGTTCAGTCATTCAGTCTGAGTTAACAGGTGCTGTATCAGGTCAAACATTGTCTGGCATTGTAAAGACAGAGTCAATTCACCCAGTGGGCTCAACAGCGTCAGTAGTTGTTAAGACTTTCGTGTCAGATATGAAGTCCTTGGCTGAATCTGAAGAGAGTCCCCAACAGAAGAGTGCCTGGTCTGCTGCTGTTCACATTTACCACAGCATCCAAAACAACTTGAAAGATTATTTCGGCAAGCTTCAGAGATTTGCCCTAAAgagcattgtcacatctgatgACAACATCACAAATGCTGAGTTTAAGGAGACAGTTCCACTTCCTTGCTTAGACATGAAATATAGGCCCAGTAAGATTGAGCCTCAGTTGCCAGAGTCCACTGGTGAAGTTACTTTACAAAGAGGCCTAAGTGAGAGCTCAAAACTTCTTTGGGCAAAAACTGAGTCAGAAGAAAGCAAGCTCCTTCTGACAACTTGCACCAAAGAAGTCATCTCAGAGCTTCTGGTCTTGTACAACACTGAAATGTCAAAGGAGGACCCCCTGTACACTGTTGGAGAAAAAGGATCAGGCTTCTCTATTGAGAGAGATACATTTGTAGAGGGTGTTCTGGCTCAGCTTGGGGATATTGCCCATTCCAGGGCCTCATCACCAATAGTATGTGAGTTCCCCTGTCAAATTGAGGACAGCAGAAGTAAGGCCACAGCTTCTTTGACCAGTCTGTTAGATTGTATTAGAAAACTCTCAAGTGAGGAATTTAAGAGAAATGCCACTCAAGCAGTGAGTGAGTTCCTAGTTAAAAAGTCCACCAGTAGCTTAACTAGTGCACAGCCTGCTTATTCTGTAGCATCCAGGTCTTGTTCCATTCAAAACCAGTACACATGGTCAAAGGATATTTGTGCGGATTCTGCTGCCTTTGGCATCATTGAAACATTTGCGGAAGACCTGCAGAGCTTGGCGCAACCTGcagaagtagaggagagagaacctgaccTCCAGGAAAATTCACAAAGGTTACAGAGCAGGATCTGGTCTGCTACCACTAGTTTATATAACAATTTTCAGAAGACATTAAAGGACTTCATCATTCATCAGCGGAGGTCAGACATGCTGAGCAGAACGTCTAGTCATATACCCACAGAGGACTCTGGACATCTTGGGACTAAGGAGCACATTTGTTTGGCAAGCCAGGACTTGAGGCAAGCTAGTAAGAGTGTGCCTCACTTGCACAGTTTGAACCTTGAAGTGGCTCTAAACAGGGGTGTCAGCGAGAGTTCAAAACTTCTCTGGACTGAAACAGACAAGGCTCTACTGACCAATAGTACCAAAGAGGTCATTTCAACAATCTTGACCTCATGCGAGGATCAGGCATCAAATGCACCTTGCTTCTCCACAGTAGGAAAGAAAATATCTGATATGTCCCTTGAGGTCAACATGTTGgtaggtggtgttctgtctcaGCTGAAGGACATCTCCTTGTCAAGGTCCCCAACACCATGTGAAGACATGTTTGAACGTCTCCAAGGTTCTCCTGAGCGAACCTCTCCAGTAAGTGTAGATTGTAGCACGGCTGCCTCCAAAGGCATTGCATCTTCCCACAGTCTTTCAACAAAGAGCCTCCAAAAACTCTCTAGTCATGAGTTCCAAACTAAAGCtgagaaaggagtgagtgaggTCCTCTCTAGATCATTTAACATTGTGGAGGAAGGTACAACAGATAAGTACCTCCAGTCTGTATCTACATCCACCacatctactgatattatacaaaccATGGTGAAAGACCAGCAGGAGCTCACCCAGACCACCCAATCATCTGACATGGTATCTGGAACCTCCCTGCTCACCACTGGACAGGTTTCTGAGAAAAGAATCTGGTCTGTTGCTCGTAACatctactacagtctgcaaagtaAGATTACGGAGTTTCTCAGAAAAGATCTTCAAAGATCAGACACAACACTTGGTTCAATCCAAATCTTTACATATCAAAGCAGTCCTGCATCACAAAGAGCAAGTCTCGGCCATCTTGAGGTCAACCAGAGCAGTGTTACACCTGGTGGAAACGATGCCTGTGTGGACATTCCGCACAAATTACTACCTAAAACCACTGAGCTCTCAGGATCCATGCTGGAGGATATTGACACGATCCGTTGTAGGAGTGCTGACGGCCAAAATACAAGAAATACCTCTTCTTCACGCTCTTCTATCTCTCTAACACCTACTTCAAAATTAAGGCAGTCGAAATGGCACTTTGCTTTACCCGGGACTCCCATCCCCACTGAGTTTCCTGCTCAGattgactttcccattgttagaaacacaatcattgagGACTTCTTTCACACAGAGGACTTACTTCCTGTAACCTTTGTGGACAAAGTCAGGCAAGCTGCTGGGGTGGTAGTGGACATTATGGTGGAAAGTGTTGAGAACACACAGGAAGATGGACAGGGTGCTTCTCATCCTGACGACCTCCGATCTGCTGttaggaaattgagaaaaatcaTTTCCACTTGGACCATCCACATTTTCAGTCATGAATTGGTGGATAAAGTGATAGCCCTTCAGGACAGCCACAGCACTCCACAGGTCTTAACATTGGAAGCAGCCAAAAGTGCTTCAGACTCCATTCTTTCAAGGCTGAAATGGGGAAATGAACAATGTGCCATATCCAAGGAGCTCTCCTCTCAGCTTCTCCAGATATTTGCTGAAGAGACAGTGAAGTGCTTCCTgagacagtggtcagatgagtatGAAAACATAAACTTTGATGTTTCAGTCCAGAACGATCCAAAGACTTCTACTTGCATGGTCATTCTTCAAATGATCACCAAAGCCACTGCTAAATGTTATTTTGAGTCCGCTACCAGCGTGGCCACCAGTGACATTGTAGAAGGCGTGTTTGATTTGGAAAGGGATACCATCAGCAGTACTGGAGAGCAGGTCCTCACCTTCAATACAAAG GGTTCCAAGAATGTTAGTAAGAACCTCTGTCCTCAAGAGTCTCTGgagtaccagcctcagaacatttccCCTACTGTGTACTTTACAG AGACGATGACAAAATCTCATGGCTCCTTTTCTCCAGAGGGAATTTATGATATCGCATCGTCCTTCCCACTTGAAGAGAAGAGTCGCAAACCCTCCCTTTTCACCAGATTGTCTAGATCCATCACGAAAGGCTTTCTCAGCCCATTCAAATCTTCAAGGAAAACCACATTTATTTAA